The genomic interval gatcatgcgacaaagttgttgaaaatttataaatttataaatggaGAACGGATCGTAACGAGCGGGTCTTTTaggatatcaaaataaaacatttagcaAAACTTTCCTAATTCACAATTGTATCGTTTGAATATGATCATTTAATGAACAAACTTACAATGAGGACACCGAAAGAATTCAATTGTGTCCAGATTGTGTTGTAATGATTGTTTAAAAGTTGGCTTTGACCTATAGTTCTATAGTTAcatcttatcatttttattcagttttataaaaGAATAGCAATTCCATTGCACACATTACTTGTGTGCTACTTTTTAAACAAGAGGTCTTTATAATAAAATAGATGCAATTTAGAATTGTACACTTAAACTGGTTTATAAATTCTATCCAGGAAGTACTTTATCAGTATctgttatcaaaacaaaatatccaTGATTATTTGACATGTGTAAAATTATCCTTTAAAGTTGTTTATTAATGCACAATCGTAATAAGCCCCGGGgtcattatcgataatggccctggcgttagcgcgggaaattaacgtccgtaaacaggaatgacgtcatgacgtttcatggatatttcagttttattatcTTGAGCGTAACGTCGTATATTcatgatttaatttattttcaaccctaaattatgtTATAAGCAACATAGTacaactatcaaggtatttgattttatacagtatatagtgtcttatacatataatatagcaactgaaaagctgaaaaatTATTATGCCAGTAGATGCCAGTAGGCCCTACTCATAAAAATGACACACTAaacttttcttactatattataggtaaacatataataaacaggtaaatacatgggagagcggtgccttagagtgataatggccctggaagaagataatagccctcgggctattatcgccttgccagggccattatcactcaaaggcaccgctctcccatatattaacctatacattacatatttaaattattaaTGCACATGTCACAGGAGTCTACTGATTTCACATAAATACATTAAAGAGAAACTCTACCTAATAAGTGTGCACACATGCAACTAACTTGTTAAAAGTGCAAAGTTGGTAACGTTTTGGAGTTCTCTACAAACAAAGCTATGATCCTTATACCAGTagtttgattatatttttgttaaacataCACAGTTATCACTTCTAATTTAATAAATGTTCTGTGACTTGCCAGTTGTTCTGGGACTTGCCACAGTTGTTCTGGCACTTGCCAGTTGTCAAACTTAAAAAGAAACGGTAATGAATTGATTAAGTATGTTACACGTCTTCTAACTGCGAAAAAGTTAAAGTTTTCAAATGActaatttaaacattttgacactggaaaatctgaaaaagattacacaattttattataatatattctctcgaattaaaattgaaaacatcATAAAGTTGTATTCTAGGCTGTCATGTGAATAACACAACACAAGGCCGTAAAAGTATGTTTAACTAAAAATGTTATGTCTGTGGTTGGTGTACGTTATTATGAATGATCGTTTTATCATAAATAAAGGGTTCTGGACAAATATAACCacaattttttgatattttactaCCTATTGAATTTTCAAATAGGCTTAGTTCTATTAAATGCTTGTTTTGAGCACCTGTACAAAGGTTAAGACAAAGAAGTAGTTATAATTGTTCATGGTGgtatttatttaatgaaaattagcACGGTTACATGGGGTTGAACATTAGCTAATAAAATATTTCTCCAATTATGACAAGATGTCATATAGCAGTTTCTTGTTCAATATAACTTAAATAACAGAAAACGGAAATTAAACCTTGTATATACCCTACTGCAAGGTTAAGTCTCTATTCGCTATTATTCTACTCCACTAAactatttagtttcaacattgAGTAACATGATATGATAAActtgaaataatagaaaaaagctacaatatatgtgTACAAACAGACCTTGTACCTTAACATTCAAGAAAGATAACAGCACCTTTCGTACGCGTCTTTAGTAAAGTTGTTAATGTAAAGTGTTTGGTTACCTCCTTCAAGGTTTTCCAAAGGCgtaacattaaataaaatgatgTACATTTACTAATGTAATTATGTTGATACCAACgaaaaacaaataatgaacaaaCTGTTTAGTCTGCGTCGGACGAATTGTCCAAACTCAGTGCTTGTCGTTTATTCACAGTAGCAAGTGTACAGTTATCTATTAATAGAAATCGCTAACAGGAGCTAAAGATCACACAGTAATACCTGTTTACGGTGGAACATTTTTGCAATGCTATTGTTGACTTATTTATGGATTCATAATCAtacactgattttatttttaaactataTCTGACATAGTACGGTATGAGCCAATTTGGTATTTCATTGTTCATTTGCTGTCGTTGATATTTATCTGAGAAGCgtgtattattaggttatttaacattgttctgtacaatacggagatatatttggacgcgtacccagctgagaaacccatattggacgagccgctaggcgagttcaatatggttttctcagctgtgtgcgagtccaaatatatctcgtattgtacagtacaatgttaaataacctttttattctatatatatatctattttatcttactataataatagtttaaattaaaaaatgtttcactgaatattgtattcctgcccttttctagtttttcccagcttggtatgagtgcaaatatatattatacagaacaatgttagaccttaaataacctttttattctatatttatttcacttcatacgtaatatacgtaattcattgaatgttgttttttctgcgtatcatcattaaaaaaaagtatatggcgcaacctccctacaacagccatttggcgatttgggtggtaataatacttggctgagatattatgcccacaaacattgtcagcaagtttggtgaagatcggatgaaaactgtccgACTTAAAAGaacagacaaggctaaattccccgtttttcgagtaattcaaggactataatcaaagagtgcctgtacaatttggctggttatcgaaattggccgagatgtaatgcccacaaacattgtcagcaagtttggtgaagatccgacgaaaactgaattatagagcagacatgttttggatgctgaccgcccgttcgctgccattcataatcttctccattttgtttcttaaccgttaaataaaaactgctgaggtagctattcagacagtcagggctgataccaatttctaggtttcgtccggaacggcttcttttggcgacttttcaaatattccaacagctgatgatcctttttactgtaagtaagtttttgattattaacgaacgttttaatatctaaatcaggtagcattgttatcccttgaatcgtttttgtgtgttgtaaacaaaacaaaaactcaaattaaatccagatttcaagacgcataatcaaactctacacattgagcgcctacttcatccgatttacattcggaacattttcacgcgtttcgggctttatcgtatgtttaacatagGACTGTTGAAcagtccaaatacagaaaatacaggattttttgtacgcgcgtgcgtccaaatacagacaatacaggatttttgtacgcacgtgcatccaaataccgtaatatattgtacggtcacgtgttgcaaatgaacgttcgcgattggatagataaaacaGGTATAGAATAAATCCAAATATCTTAATTGTCCTTTTGAACAGAAAATCGATTTAAACCTATCGAATATTTAAACGCTCTTTAACCGTCCTTATGTATATATCAAACTgcctttaaaggtggtcagttaCATTTAGGCAATTTTTTTatggaatttttcatttttagtttattcttttaaaagatatatttaatgAACATAAGGACACATAGACAGAGCTAACTCCCctttacaattgtatgttttattatttttatcactttGCAATTACTCCCCTATAATTTAAAAGTAttcaaaaagtggactatttcaTTTGATTTCAATGTCTAGTTTTCATTTCCATTTTATAGCTAttaagatatttcaataaatttaacaaaaagcTTAGTTTTAGAATAGTGTTAAAGTTCCTAATTCATTGATTTCCAGTCTATCCTGGTTGAACAACCAAGGTAGGTAAAGGGAtgtaatataaaatttacaaCTTGCATTTCAAATGAAGTTTGATCAAAAGTGTTAATGttaatctttgacaaatatagatttaatataaTAGTTCCTACATTCATATAATTCcttaagcaaaatatttttattaaacttatacatatgctaaaataactctatGCTTGTTGGGCAAGcgggataggaaaatcaaatattaaaaatacttccagCGAAAAACGAAAATGTATTACACATTCAGTGAACACAAATGCGCgtaaatgatcatttgttaaacTTTCCATCGAAtccattacttgatcaaaatctgattaaccacctttgaAATGAGTTTCCCATGCGTGCAATCTATCAGATTACTATTATTGCGTCTTAACGACGGTTACGTGTTTCGCATGGTGTCAACTGACAgataattgaataaataaaatatgcgAGAGTATTTCACTGCATTATATTTATGTTTGTCGTCAAGAATGGACATATAgaatatcaaaatgtctgttcCCGGGCTGCGACATGACGGAGAAAACCGTACAAATAAATTGCTTTCAGTGTCAGGGCGAAATGATGCACAGACTGTTGGATCGGATATTGAATATGATTTTGTGTGTGACCCCTGTGAGGAGGAAGGGCATCGTTTTGAAGCATATGGTTTTTGTTCCGATTGCAACCATTATCTTTGTGAGACATGTTATACTGCACACCGTCGTCCTATTCCAATGAGGAACCATAAGCTGCTTGATAAAAATGATATGCCGAAAGTTCGACCAAAGCCCACTTCTGTGAATAACGAAGTCATAGAAGAAAAATGCGACGTTCATGTTGGCAAATTCGTCGAATTCTACTGTGGGAATCACGATACAATTGGATGTTCAGTGTGCATGACTCTGGAACATAAATCTTGCGACAGCGTTCAGTTTGTACCTGATATGAAGGTAGACAACgacaaatttgatgaaattatgaAACAGTTGACAGCCATGAGTAGCAATGCAAAAGCTGCCCAAGTCAGTGCCAAAGAACGCGTTTTGCAAACTAATGACAGTTTTGATAATGTTCTACAAGAAGGCAAACGATTCTGCAAAATGTCGAAAGATTTCATAGAAAGTCTTGAAAAGAATTTCGAGAAAACAGCACAAATTGAACGTGAAAAGGTAATTGAAGAAGTTGAATCCACCATTGACAGCTTAGAGAAAACCGCTCAGCATGCTGAATCTTTAAGTAAGGAACTGATTAGCTACAGGTCCCTTAAAAAAGATGCAAATTTATTCATCGCTGTCAAAAAAGCTGAGAAAGGCATTGAATGTTCTTCCCTTGAAGATATTTTATGTGCTTCTAAGGGTAGTAATACAGGTTATGTGTTTATACCGGATAAAGTATTATATGCTTTACTACAAAAAATACATTGCATAGGTATTGTCGAGCCaacatcaaaacaaacaacagcagAGCCATCGGCCTCTATCAAATTCGTAACATGTAGCGAGGAATTTTCAGCCCATGCTAAGGATGACACATCTGATTGCATTATTGCAGGGATTTCGAACATTTATGAACCTGTAAGAAACATAATTGCTGATGCCGGGAATAATAAAATCAAGGTAATAAAAGGATGTTCAAACGCGATCACTGCGTCTCTGAAACTTTCAGCCAAACCGCATGCCATGACAGAGCTTGACCTCAACAAAGTCTGTGTAACTATTCCAGAAGAAAAGAAAATCCTTGTCATTAGCGTTTCCAAACTGTTCCGAAAGGATACGATAAAGATTGCAAAGTCACTAGAATGCAGGGGCAAATGTTACGGAGTAGCAACATATGGCAGTGCTATATATGTAACATGTGAATACGATGATGGTCGTTTTGCGATAAATTACATGAATACAAAAGGCCAAACAGTCAATCTGATCAAGTGCAGTGACAATGAGCCCATGTATATCGCAGTACGAAAAGATCACCTGTACACGCTTGATACAAAACATACCCGTCTAAAGAGTTTGTCTCAATTTGACGGCTCGACGATTAATGAGctcaaaattaaaaacgtaaCACACTTTACAGTGACTGACAACTTCTTGATAGTTGTCGTAGATTTACCACAGGGCCTTCGTGCATTTGACTATGATTTACAGGAGATACATGCTGAAGGAAGCATTACTGAAGGTAAAATAGCGCCTATTTGTATAGGAAATTATGGTTGGAAGAATTGGCTTTATGCTGGATATAATAACGGACAGATCAAAAAAGTTGCACCTTACTTATAAATGAGATTAACGTGTATCCTAGAAACATAGAAACATGGATCacctttattttcaaaatttttgtcaGTCATTTAAGCAATAAACTATAAAGTACTGAATGCATGTAGTTACGATAAAACAACACGACTCCAGAGtatgtttaagatattttcttctcacaatttacatttgtttgattttttttatttactaagGTCATATTTTTCTCATACATTAAACCGCGTTGGTTTGTAAAGACCTTGTAAGTAACAATCAATCAATCTACTAGTAGATACTAGCATCGGTTACTAGTATTTGATAGATTCACAATTTTAGCCTTGGAAATATTATCACCGGAAACGTTCTGATAGATGACTGCGTTATGCAATATCATTAGCAAAACCAAGCTAGGTTATTTGTCAGCCGATCAACTTTTATATCCATTTCGTTAGGCGAAGGCATTCATTTATGTTGGAGGAATTTGTTGCCTATTCctttttgctttatttctttgtGCTCTGCATATGTACTGTTATCGTAAATATGTAAAGAGCAAAGTAAATACATGATTAAACTATACCAAGCCTGTTATCGGATAAACCACTGATAAGAAAAATCGGAGTTGAACGGCATTAATTTTCCACGTTGTCTTGGAATAACAATCACGATGTGAATGCAATCATAATAAAGATATGATATTAGGTTTTAATacgtgtttttttcttttcttactaagaaataaattacttttggaaaggtcgaaattgattgttttgttttttaatgtatcGTATAACGTtagttataagaaataatatgtgCCATTCAGTGATTcgtcgttgaataaaatgatttGTTTGGAATTCATATTGTATCTTTGtatgtaaaacattattttctaaataaatctttGAATATTGGAGTCTTAATTCCTTTGTCCAAGAAATAGTAACTTTCCAGTAACTTTCCTGGTATAAAGGGGTCCTTATATTAGATATAGATTataccggtcaccgtggcccagtggttaaggcgtctgcctcgggatcgggaggtcgaaggttcgagccccatggggagcgttcgtccggtgTATGTTTGttatgggactcgttccgaaaaggccggttcgtgagccgcgagctagttaaatgaatggttaccgacttctatagtggtaggagttgggaggtaattggtacgcacaataaaggtgtctcatttGCCAAATTAGCTTGCCCTTTCAATAGTGGTGACAccataataaacaagacctttaccgtTGCAAATTATAGTAATTTCCATATCTGTCACGTCCACAGCGATTTTCCATCAAACCACAAATAAAAGAATGAGAAAGGCAAAagcaagaggaccatgatggccctatatcgctcacctggttaaatggttgctatgaagaaTTGCATTTAAggttgaccccggggtcatgatttgaacaaacttggtagagatccactaggcaatgctacacaccaaatatctaagctctaggccttctagtttatttctagacattttttggaagattttcctatgtacaatcaagtaacccctggggcggggccaatttaacgccggggttcatgatttgaactaattttgtagaggtcctctaggcaatgctacatatcaaatatctaagctctaggccttctggtttatttttagaattttttgaagattttccgatgtacaattaagttaccgctggcgcagggtcaattttaccccgtgggtcatgatttgaacaaagtttgtagaagtctactaggcaatgttacatatcaaatacctaagctctaggccttctggtttatttttagcaaatttatgaagatttccctatgtacaatcaagtaaccccctggggcggggccaatttgactcccgggatcatgatttgaacacattttgtagaagtctactaggctatgctacatgtcaaatatctaagatctaggccttctggtttatttttagaaaatttttgaagattttcctatgtaaactaaagtgacccctggggcggtgtcaattttgaccccgggggtcataatttgaacaaattttgtagaggtccattaggctatgctacatgtcaaatatctaagatctaggccttctggtttatttttagaaaatttttgaagattttcctatgtaaactcaagtgacccctggggcggggtaaattttgaccccgggggtcatatttgaacaaattttgtagaggtccactaggcaatgctacatgtcaaatatctaagatctaggccttctggtttatttttaaaaaacaaattgaagattttcctatagaaatctatgtaaaatcaagtgacccctggggcggggtcaattttgaatccggggtcatgatttgaacaattttagtagaggtccactagacaatgctacacgtcaaatatctaagctctagggcttctggtttatttttggaaaaaaattgaagattttcctatgtaaaatcatatgacccctcgggcggggtaaattttaaccccggggtcatgatttgcataaacttggtagaggtccacttggcaacgcttcacaccaaatatctaagctctaggcttctggtttttgagaagaagatttttaaagttttttcctttcggttaccatggcaaccagagttcagcatgtaattcaattctttgaaaaaaaaattgtagagctttacccaaggaacattcctgtgaagtttggatgaaattggactagcggtttatgaggagatgtcgtttaaagtaaaagtttacggacggacgacggacaatgtgcgctcacaaaagctcaacttgtcactccgtgacaggtgagctaaaaacacattcAAAGAACACAGCCGCCCATACAACACTCCATATGGGTATGTGTAAATAGAAACACGTACACAACGGCTGAGAAACATGAACATATTAACACAAAcgaatacaataataataacataaactaACAACATTTCCCTTAGCGATCTAAATATCTCCATTACAACCATAACTTGCAGTTCAATGAAAGTTAGAGAGCTAGAACTGTCAGTTTCCGCTACttttagtaattcaaggactataactcCAGATCGTCTGGGACAATCTGGTTGATTATCGCACTTGACCGATATACAATGCCCATTGTGGTCCAGTTTGGTGaatattggataagaactgctcaagagCGGACAACGTAAGTAGACGCCGTCCGCAGGTGATCACATAATACTTAGACCTGGAAGTTTGTGTTCAGCAAAGTCaggttcatatatatatatgtaacgtttcagtgccacacaaatcccgtcggtgaaaagctagctcatcaccaaaggtgatttattgcgcctatatactgtcattttactccaatgacaattgacaggtttacaaatttgcatattaatggaattacttccctttatgcattcagtaatcgttacattactttcccctccaaGAAAcctcgtcccgagatttggccaAGGAAAtgcatgggtaaggcaactccagtccggcagttgacttcatcccaccgctgccaccatttgtaacgtttcagAGCCACACAAACAttaaatcccgtcggtgaaaagctagctcattaccaaaggtgatttattgcgcctatatactgtcattttactccaatgacaattgacaggtttacaaatttgcatattaatggaattacttccctttatgcattcagtaatcgttacatatatatatatatatatatatatatatatatatacttaaaataatttggggcgtagaattcttcacgtgaggaagccatccagctggcttacggaaggtcggtggttctacccaggtgcccgctcgtgatgaaattatgcacggaggggcacctggggtcttcctccaccattaaagctggaaagtcgccatatgacctaaaattgtgtcggtgcgacgttaaacccaacaacaataAAATAGGTAGGTTGTCTGTAATAAGATTCATTCCGTAGCTGTTGGGTCGAAAGATGGGTTTCTTGGGTCTTTTTCGATCAGTTGTTGGGTTTTCGCAAAACAAAAGAAAGCCccaataacatatatatatatatatatatatatatatatatatatatatatatatatatatatatatatatatatatatatatatatatatattgcataataAAGCAAAGCTTACATACATGTCCTTTGCGGGGTAAATAGGTAACCTAAACAGTCCGTGATTTATGATTTGTTTGTTAAAGGAAGTAGTAGATTCAATACTGTAACATTTGAATGTATTAGTTACGCACATATAACCAATTTGCGTGTTTGGTAactcgcgcagcgcaaataattaatttgcgcaacgatttgtaaaacGGGCAGCCttatttaaatttgttatatgcaCAGGCTAACTaccttgcgcgtttggtaaaggTCAGTCATTGATATGgcggcatatttctgccaaccacatatcgacttatttatctcgaaaattttcgtaaaaatgtcacttactcagttattatctggcaagtgacaacTGCTTGTTACCCACTTAAGTATCTTAactgttagtgcccactactgccattCACATATTCAATGAGACAGTGTTTTACTTTCACGTTATTATTTTTACATTGGACAACTTTCAGTTCtggtaatttttatgcccccacttgggggtggggggcatatagatttgcccttgtccgtccgtccttccgagaatgttgtgtcgcgcctagctccaaaagtatttgacgtagagtcacaaaactttacaggaatgttggtcagcatgtgtagttgtgcacctggggtttcgcgtccggattcattcagt from Mercenaria mercenaria strain notata chromosome 2, MADL_Memer_1, whole genome shotgun sequence carries:
- the LOC128548339 gene encoding uncharacterized protein LOC128548339, giving the protein MSVPGLRHDGENRTNKLLSVSGRNDAQTVGSDIEYDFVCDPCEEEGHRFEAYGFCSDCNHYLCETCYTAHRRPIPMRNHKLLDKNDMPKVRPKPTSVNNEVIEEKCDVHVGKFVEFYCGNHDTIGCSVCMTLEHKSCDSVQFVPDMKVDNDKFDEIMKQLTAMSSNAKAAQVSAKERVLQTNDSFDNVLQEGKRFCKMSKDFIESLEKNFEKTAQIEREKVIEEVESTIDSLEKTAQHAESLSKELISYRSLKKDANLFIAVKKAEKGIECSSLEDILCASKGSNTGYVFIPDKVLYALLQKIHCIGIVEPTSKQTTAEPSASIKFVTCSEEFSAHAKDDTSDCIIAGISNIYEPVRNIIADAGNNKIKVIKGCSNAITASLKLSAKPHAMTELDLNKVCVTIPEEKKILVISVSKLFRKDTIKIAKSLECRGKCYGVATYGSAIYVTCEYDDGRFAINYMNTKGQTVNLIKCSDNEPMYIAVRKDHLYTLDTKHTRLKSLSQFDGSTINELKIKNVTHFTVTDNFLIVVVDLPQGLRAFDYDLQEIHAEGSITEGKIAPICIGNYGWKNWLYAGYNNGQIKKVAPYL